Proteins encoded within one genomic window of Amorphoplanes friuliensis DSM 7358:
- the deoC gene encoding deoxyribose-phosphate aldolase: MLPTVEQVAKMIDHSLLRPDLTVGEVRQGCELAASRGTKSVCVRPSDVALAVAALHGTGVLVGTVVGFPHGNTLTAIKVAETKALVEAGADEIDMVLDIGRLRSGDAAYVRDDIAAVVQAAGGRCVKVIQENAYLTNDQKVLGCRLVEEAGAQFVKTSTGFAPGGATLADIRLMRATVSPAIEVKAAGGVRTLDTLLELVEAGATRFGATATAAILDDLAARHRGERTSVVAAADGAY; encoded by the coding sequence GTGCTTCCCACCGTTGAGCAGGTCGCCAAGATGATCGACCACTCGTTGCTGCGTCCCGACCTGACCGTCGGCGAGGTCCGGCAGGGCTGCGAGCTCGCCGCCTCCCGCGGGACGAAGTCGGTGTGCGTACGCCCGTCCGATGTAGCCCTGGCTGTCGCCGCCCTGCACGGGACCGGGGTGCTGGTCGGGACGGTCGTCGGTTTCCCGCACGGCAACACGCTGACCGCGATCAAGGTGGCGGAGACGAAAGCGCTGGTCGAGGCCGGTGCCGACGAGATCGACATGGTGCTCGACATCGGACGGCTCCGCAGCGGCGACGCCGCCTACGTCCGCGACGACATCGCCGCGGTGGTGCAGGCCGCCGGCGGACGGTGCGTGAAGGTCATCCAGGAGAACGCCTACCTGACCAACGACCAGAAGGTCCTGGGCTGCCGGCTCGTCGAGGAGGCCGGCGCGCAGTTCGTGAAGACGAGCACCGGCTTCGCACCGGGCGGGGCGACCCTGGCCGACATCCGCCTGATGCGGGCGACGGTCTCACCGGCGATCGAGGTGAAGGCCGCGGGTGGCGTGCGCACGCTGGACACCCTGCTGGAGCTGGTCGAGGCGGGCGCGACCCGCTTCGGCGCGACGGCCACCGCAGCGATCCTGGACGACCTGGCCGCCCGCCACCGCGGCGAACGGACGAGCGTCGTGGCTGCGGCGGACGGGGCCTACTGA
- a CDS encoding NACHT domain-containing protein yields MARGLRYADAVRLLGGASPAIKAADTLLGGALTIATAGGSDAALGLFDAKAEVIRLGHVVAGKVHDSVRGQARHDRSSRLQAAHGILVVSSFFEAVDEIIAATELDPPELTRDDQVLLVAGTPITGDWLRDLLGAPVPVPSAERSAVGLLDDLRDWYLREALHFGTYLQGLAAWERADQRSRRAVQRLLSEVLPAAALRRYEDSRRALAIDVPEFGLWVRRAEDRAVGRSLIELQEVLERTTSARDPDRRRRALAAAYRVELDKPVTGEASPELMIPALGEAYLDPLFRVKAAGPTARPAEHSWWDADIRSDFAAFLAEHLTTPQAAEAPLLLLGQPGAGKSALTRVLAARLPAADYLVVRVALREVPAEAEIQDQIEQAIRTTIGETVAWADLAATADGALPVIMLDGFDELLQATGVHQSDYLQRVARFQEREAVQGRPVAVIVTSRVAVADRARLPDGTLIARLEGFDDARVARWLRTWNSLNPTRAVQPEVVQRYSELCMQPLLLLMLVLYDATTGALREDTTFDTAQLYERLLHRFAEREVRKLHAGEPEPRMAGLVEAELTQLSVVALAMFNRLRQTVTQQDLDADLAALGLTTGRRAESEGFRSSLTAGEEVVGRFFFIQRSEALQDGRQLRTYEFLHATFGEYLVARLVVRTVRGNAARAAADDSPLGPATTDEGVLPGLLSYVPLIARGTVLPFISSMLATSKHEEIRSWLIDVLRVAMIRPEPARGRYQPVDKRVDHMMATYSLNLTLLVIACGKPLPASEIFVHAADPAAWFQGAAQQWLAAVPSGMWSAFAETVSIRKTWAGERRDLVLHRAAGLTPIPVDLLWTFPGIGHLADTSQPGVGLGVDSIDQMNSLLQLMGQEGGDVMLHAVEPLAAELPRSLTTFVVHEAGEVESIARSLTRVWLTSSLDGTTADLVEAYHRAVRAVEGRMWDPNEFDPSLVPAIRVVLRLLTADVTRIPAVTLDEWLLRLVTSPYFTQAHVPDALEFLVAASPIVDIRTMAERVVGKHADGTTKWSPADEIRVFRALRELQRCLPDSELDIRREPDQ; encoded by the coding sequence ATGGCCCGAGGCTTGAGGTACGCCGACGCTGTTCGTCTGCTCGGTGGGGCCAGCCCCGCGATCAAGGCCGCGGACACCCTCCTCGGCGGCGCGCTGACCATCGCGACGGCCGGCGGCAGCGACGCGGCGCTCGGTCTTTTCGACGCCAAGGCCGAGGTGATCCGTCTCGGCCACGTCGTGGCCGGCAAAGTGCACGATTCGGTACGCGGGCAAGCGCGCCACGACCGCAGCAGCCGTCTCCAGGCCGCCCACGGGATCCTCGTGGTGTCGAGCTTCTTCGAGGCGGTCGACGAGATCATCGCCGCGACCGAGCTGGACCCGCCCGAGCTGACCCGTGACGACCAGGTGCTGCTGGTGGCCGGCACCCCGATCACCGGTGACTGGCTGCGGGACCTGCTGGGCGCGCCTGTGCCCGTACCGTCCGCCGAACGCTCGGCCGTCGGCCTGCTGGACGATCTCCGCGACTGGTACCTGCGCGAGGCATTGCACTTCGGCACGTACCTGCAGGGCCTGGCCGCGTGGGAACGCGCCGACCAGCGCAGCCGTCGTGCCGTCCAGCGGCTGCTCTCCGAGGTGCTCCCGGCGGCGGCGCTGCGCCGGTACGAGGACTCCCGCCGGGCGCTCGCCATCGACGTACCGGAATTCGGTCTGTGGGTCCGCCGGGCCGAGGACCGTGCGGTCGGTCGCAGTCTGATCGAGCTGCAGGAGGTGCTGGAGCGGACCACTTCCGCGCGGGACCCGGACCGCCGCCGGCGCGCCCTGGCCGCCGCCTACCGCGTCGAACTGGACAAACCGGTCACCGGGGAGGCTTCACCGGAGCTGATGATCCCGGCGCTGGGGGAGGCCTACCTCGATCCACTCTTCCGGGTCAAAGCCGCCGGGCCCACCGCCCGGCCGGCCGAGCACTCCTGGTGGGACGCGGACATCCGCTCCGACTTCGCCGCGTTCCTGGCGGAACACCTGACCACCCCGCAGGCCGCCGAGGCGCCGTTGCTGCTGCTCGGCCAGCCCGGCGCCGGCAAGTCGGCGCTGACGCGGGTGCTGGCCGCGCGGCTTCCGGCCGCCGACTACCTGGTGGTCCGGGTGGCCCTGCGCGAAGTGCCGGCCGAGGCCGAGATCCAGGACCAGATCGAGCAGGCCATCCGTACGACCATCGGCGAAACGGTCGCCTGGGCCGACCTGGCCGCGACCGCGGACGGCGCCCTCCCGGTGATCATGCTGGACGGCTTCGACGAGCTCCTCCAGGCGACCGGCGTCCACCAGTCCGACTACCTGCAGCGTGTCGCGCGCTTCCAGGAACGGGAGGCGGTGCAGGGCCGCCCGGTCGCGGTCATCGTCACCAGCCGCGTCGCGGTCGCCGACCGAGCCCGCCTCCCCGACGGCACTCTGATCGCCCGCTTGGAGGGCTTCGACGACGCACGCGTCGCACGCTGGCTCAGGACCTGGAACTCCCTGAACCCCACGCGTGCGGTCCAGCCCGAGGTCGTCCAGCGCTACTCCGAGCTGTGCATGCAGCCGCTTCTCCTCCTGATGCTCGTCCTCTACGACGCCACCACCGGCGCTCTCCGCGAGGACACCACCTTCGACACCGCCCAGCTGTACGAACGCCTGCTGCATCGTTTCGCCGAGCGTGAGGTGCGCAAACTGCACGCCGGTGAGCCGGAGCCGCGGATGGCGGGACTGGTCGAGGCCGAGCTGACGCAGTTGTCGGTGGTCGCGTTGGCGATGTTCAACCGCCTCCGCCAGACCGTGACTCAGCAGGACCTGGACGCCGACCTGGCCGCCCTCGGACTCACCACCGGGCGTCGGGCCGAATCCGAGGGCTTCCGCAGCTCGCTGACCGCGGGCGAGGAGGTGGTGGGCCGCTTCTTCTTCATCCAGCGGTCCGAAGCCCTGCAGGACGGGCGTCAGCTGCGGACCTACGAGTTCCTGCACGCCACCTTCGGCGAATATCTGGTCGCCCGGCTGGTGGTCCGGACAGTGCGGGGCAATGCCGCACGCGCCGCCGCCGACGATTCACCGCTGGGCCCGGCGACGACTGACGAGGGTGTCCTGCCCGGGCTGCTCAGTTATGTGCCGTTGATCGCCCGGGGAACCGTCCTGCCCTTCATTTCCTCGATGCTCGCCACGTCGAAACACGAGGAGATCCGGTCCTGGTTGATCGACGTGTTACGGGTCGCGATGATCCGCCCCGAGCCGGCGCGGGGGCGATATCAGCCCGTCGACAAGCGCGTCGACCACATGATGGCGACCTACTCCCTCAACCTCACGCTGCTGGTGATCGCGTGCGGGAAGCCGCTGCCCGCCTCGGAGATCTTCGTCCACGCGGCGGACCCGGCGGCCTGGTTCCAGGGAGCGGCCCAGCAGTGGCTGGCCGCGGTTCCCTCCGGCATGTGGAGCGCGTTCGCCGAGACGGTGTCGATCCGGAAGACCTGGGCGGGAGAACGCCGCGACCTCGTCCTGCATCGGGCAGCCGGGCTGACGCCGATTCCGGTCGACCTGCTGTGGACCTTTCCCGGCATCGGGCACCTCGCCGACACCTCCCAGCCGGGTGTGGGCCTCGGCGTCGACTCGATCGACCAGATGAACAGCCTGCTCCAGCTGATGGGTCAGGAGGGAGGCGACGTGATGTTGCACGCCGTCGAGCCGCTGGCCGCGGAGCTTCCCCGTTCACTGACCACCTTTGTCGTCCATGAGGCCGGCGAGGTCGAGTCCATCGCGCGCAGCCTGACTCGGGTGTGGTTGACCTCGTCGCTGGATGGAACCACCGCGGACCTCGTCGAGGCCTACCACCGCGCGGTCCGGGCGGTCGAGGGCAGAATGTGGGATCCGAACGAATTCGACCCGTCGCTCGTTCCCGCGATCCGTGTTGTCCTGCGTCTGCTGACCGCGGACGTGACACGGATCCCGGCGGTCACTCTGGACGAGTGGTTGCTGCGGCTGGTGACAAGTCCCTACTTCACTCAGGCACACGTGCCGGACGCCCTGGAATTCCTGGTGGCGGCCTCCCCGATCGTGGACATCCGCACGATGGCCGAGCGGGTTGTCGGCAAGCACGCCGACGGTACGACCAAGTGGTCGCCGGCCGACGAGATCCGTGTCTTCCGGGCCCTGCGCGAGCTTCAGAGGTGCCTTCCGGACTCTGAACTCGACATTCGCCGGGAACCCGATCAGTAG
- a CDS encoding putative bifunctional diguanylate cyclase/phosphodiesterase, which translates to MTASDRRRWAGLVLVFLVLLGGAGVSGAATVAVSRAEQRYADQAMNRYSDLVEGAVLDEVRHYGDALQDVAAAINAQTEFTYGDFTGITSYLTSARLPGASSLAFIVTGTDSQVPALQGFWREQGAAGLVLAPQGRGVEHAFVVFSRSFDMRPLRPGIDLNQAVQPFQALVEARRTGQVTMSEAYVLLKDRSLPRAEQQMSFIMTAPVYHGFDADGQPALRGWVLLGVHGRDFLNTTLQVHTQGAVTAVLDDHHGTSDIPLVSVGTTKHGPDTAQKRILEVGGRQWRLTVHPTAQLLGATDRRIVGLTLAATIAITLLLTVLVAILTSARNRAMTRVDQATAALRGDIERRQEVETRLRERESELQRLALHDSLTGLANRTALDSRLTAAVAAGEPIGLLLIDLDGFKPINDVYGHAAGDQVLTEFGRLLSDTVRTGDTVARIGGDEFVVLLADIPDATEAAVAAQRILAAATARPVRLGDDTLPIRASIGVTTARTGDTAKEVQRRADVAMYHAKRAGSHGMAVHDPSMTDRRAADAALGEDIAVALERGQLHVVYQPIVDLEDGRPLAAETLLRWQHPRLGPVPPDQFIPIAERNGAINAIGLWVLDQACRQAVEWDARYVSVNLSPRQLQEPTIVHDVLAVLRRTGLDPERLVLEVTESAIVDENAGIPALRALRSYGIRIAIDDFGTGYSSLHYLTRMPVDILKIDRTFVNELNGTSEGAAVTEAVIRLSQALHLTTIAEGIETEEQAAELRELGCTRGQGYLYARPHPAEELDWNRFATSPSGQPCTP; encoded by the coding sequence ATGACCGCCTCCGACCGCCGGCGCTGGGCCGGACTGGTGCTGGTGTTTCTGGTGCTGCTCGGTGGTGCCGGGGTGTCCGGTGCGGCGACCGTTGCGGTCAGCCGGGCCGAGCAGCGGTACGCCGACCAGGCCATGAACCGCTACAGCGACCTCGTGGAGGGTGCGGTCCTCGACGAGGTCAGGCACTACGGTGACGCGCTGCAGGATGTGGCCGCCGCGATCAACGCGCAGACCGAGTTCACTTACGGCGACTTCACCGGGATCACTTCCTACCTCACGAGTGCGCGGCTTCCCGGGGCCAGTTCGCTGGCGTTCATCGTGACCGGCACCGATTCGCAGGTGCCCGCGCTGCAGGGTTTCTGGCGGGAGCAGGGTGCCGCCGGCCTTGTGCTCGCCCCGCAGGGCCGCGGGGTCGAGCACGCCTTTGTCGTGTTCAGCCGTTCTTTCGACATGCGACCCCTGCGGCCCGGCATCGACCTCAACCAGGCCGTGCAGCCGTTCCAGGCGCTCGTGGAGGCGCGGCGCACCGGTCAGGTGACCATGAGCGAGGCGTACGTGCTGCTCAAGGACCGGTCGCTGCCGCGGGCGGAGCAGCAGATGTCGTTCATCATGACGGCGCCCGTCTACCACGGCTTCGACGCCGACGGGCAGCCCGCTCTGCGCGGCTGGGTGCTGCTCGGCGTACACGGCCGCGACTTCCTGAACACGACTCTGCAGGTGCACACGCAGGGCGCGGTCACTGCCGTCCTCGACGACCACCACGGCACGAGTGACATTCCGTTGGTCTCGGTCGGCACCACAAAGCACGGGCCGGACACGGCGCAGAAGCGGATCCTCGAGGTCGGCGGCCGGCAGTGGCGGCTGACCGTGCACCCGACCGCGCAACTGCTCGGCGCGACGGACCGCCGGATCGTCGGGCTCACGCTGGCCGCGACGATCGCGATCACCCTGCTCCTCACCGTGCTCGTCGCCATCCTGACCAGCGCGCGGAACCGGGCCATGACCCGCGTCGACCAGGCCACCGCCGCCCTGCGCGGCGACATCGAACGCCGCCAGGAGGTCGAGACCCGGCTGCGCGAGCGCGAGAGCGAGCTGCAACGCCTCGCCCTCCACGACTCGCTGACCGGCCTGGCCAACCGCACCGCCCTCGACAGCCGGCTCACCGCCGCCGTCGCGGCCGGTGAGCCGATCGGCCTCCTGCTCATCGACCTGGACGGCTTCAAACCGATCAACGACGTGTACGGACACGCCGCCGGAGATCAGGTGCTCACCGAGTTCGGCCGGCTGCTCAGCGACACCGTCCGCACGGGTGACACCGTGGCCCGCATCGGTGGCGACGAGTTCGTGGTGCTGCTCGCCGACATCCCCGACGCCACCGAAGCGGCCGTGGCGGCGCAGCGCATCCTGGCCGCCGCCACCGCCCGGCCTGTTCGCCTCGGTGACGACACCCTGCCGATCCGGGCGAGCATCGGCGTCACGACAGCCCGTACCGGTGACACGGCCAAGGAGGTGCAGCGCCGCGCCGACGTCGCGATGTACCACGCCAAGCGGGCGGGATCGCACGGCATGGCCGTGCACGATCCGTCGATGACGGACCGCCGCGCCGCGGACGCGGCGCTGGGCGAGGACATCGCCGTGGCCCTGGAACGTGGTCAGCTGCACGTCGTCTACCAGCCCATCGTCGACCTCGAGGACGGCCGGCCACTCGCCGCGGAGACCCTGCTGCGCTGGCAGCACCCGCGTCTCGGCCCGGTGCCGCCGGACCAGTTCATCCCGATCGCCGAACGCAACGGTGCGATCAACGCCATCGGCCTGTGGGTGCTCGACCAGGCCTGCCGCCAGGCGGTCGAGTGGGACGCCCGGTACGTGAGCGTCAACCTGTCCCCGCGGCAGCTGCAGGAGCCCACGATCGTGCACGACGTCCTGGCTGTGCTGCGGCGTACCGGCCTGGACCCGGAACGCCTGGTGCTGGAGGTGACCGAGTCCGCGATCGTCGACGAGAACGCGGGCATCCCGGCGTTGCGGGCGCTGCGCTCGTACGGGATCCGGATCGCCATCGACGACTTCGGCACCGGGTATTCGTCGCTGCACTACCTGACGCGGATGCCCGTCGACATCCTCAAGATCGACCGCACCTTCGTGAACGAGCTGAACGGCACCTCCGAGGGCGCCGCCGTCACCGAGGCGGTCATCCGGCTGAGCCAGGCGCTGCACCTGACGACGATCGCGGAGGGCATCGAAACCGAGGAACAGGCGGCCGAGCTGCGCGAACTCGGCTGCACCCGCGGCCAGGGATACCTGTACGCCCGGCCGCACCCAGCCGAGGAGCTCGACTGGAACCGGTTTGCCACCAGCCCGTCCGGGCAACCTTGCACACCATGA
- a CDS encoding phosphotransferase: protein MTGPLIASGREADVYALDERRVLRRYRREADVTGEVATMRYLAGAGYPVPEVFSASGRDMIMERLDGPTMAQAFAEGSIGVEEGAAQLAGLLSHLHEISPILHLDLHPENVLMTSRGPVVIDWCNARTGDPDLDTGLSALILAQHAPLPVLAAFLRVAPGQPTRLLDEVVRFRDRQLSGTEDLSPAVERLLACAP from the coding sequence GTGACCGGCCCGCTGATCGCCTCCGGCCGCGAGGCAGACGTGTACGCGCTCGACGAGCGCCGTGTCCTGCGCCGTTATCGCCGAGAAGCCGACGTGACCGGCGAGGTGGCCACCATGCGCTACCTCGCCGGTGCCGGCTATCCGGTCCCGGAGGTCTTCTCCGCCTCGGGCCGCGACATGATCATGGAACGCCTCGACGGCCCCACGATGGCCCAGGCTTTTGCCGAGGGGTCGATCGGGGTCGAGGAGGGCGCCGCCCAGCTCGCCGGCCTGCTGAGCCACTTGCACGAGATTTCGCCCATCCTCCACCTCGACCTGCACCCGGAGAACGTGCTGATGACCTCGCGCGGCCCGGTTGTCATCGACTGGTGCAACGCCCGGACCGGCGACCCGGACCTGGACACCGGCCTTTCCGCGCTGATCTTGGCGCAGCACGCGCCCTTGCCGGTTCTGGCGGCATTTCTGCGGGTCGCCCCCGGTCAGCCGACCCGACTGCTGGACGAGGTGGTCCGCTTCCGCGACCGGCAGCTGTCCGGCACCGAGGACCTCAGCCCCGCCGTCGAAAGGCTGCTCGCGTGCGCGCCCTGA
- the dtd gene encoding D-aminoacyl-tRNA deacylase: protein MRALIQTVSRASVTVDDEVVGKIENGLLVLLGVTHDDTSTIAENLARKVHEMRILDGDASAADTGAPLLVVSQFTLYGDARKGRRPTWSAAAPAEVAEPLVTAFVEALRERGATVETGRFRAHMLVESVNVGPRTVWLET from the coding sequence GTGCGCGCCCTGATCCAGACCGTGAGCCGGGCCAGCGTGACCGTCGACGACGAGGTCGTCGGAAAGATCGAGAACGGGCTGCTGGTCCTGCTCGGCGTCACCCACGACGACACGTCCACGATCGCGGAAAACTTGGCCCGCAAGGTCCACGAGATGCGCATCCTCGACGGCGACGCCTCGGCCGCCGACACCGGCGCGCCGCTGCTGGTGGTCAGCCAGTTCACCCTCTACGGCGACGCCCGCAAGGGCCGCCGGCCCACCTGGTCCGCCGCCGCCCCGGCCGAAGTCGCCGAACCGCTGGTCACGGCCTTCGTCGAGGCCCTGCGTGAGCGAGGTGCCACCGTCGAGACCGGGCGGTTCCGGGCCCACATGCTCGTCGAGAGCGTGAACGTGGGCCCGAGAACCGTCTGGCT